A window of Struthio camelus isolate bStrCam1 chromosome 15, bStrCam1.hap1, whole genome shotgun sequence contains these coding sequences:
- the MRTFB gene encoding myocardin-related transcription factor B isoform X7 → MIDSSKKQQQGFSEILPTGDVKQLKEKECLDVNSQKSLKEVLQLRLQQRRTREQLVDQGIMPPLKSPAAFHEQIKSLERARTENFLKHKIRSRPDRSELVRMHILEETFAEPSLQATQMKLKRARLADDLNEKIAQRPGPMELVEKNILPVDSSVKEAIIAVGQENYPQALDDYSFDEDSSDALSPDQPASQESQGSTASPGEPKASDSPSPVTPNAATSAQYPPLTSPVPEFLKTPPTIEQHVTRSTVATTLTTNTVSAAKPGPTLVKQSHPKNPNDKHRSKKCKEPKPRVKKLKYHQYIPPDQKGEKNEPQMDSNYARLLQQQQLFLQLQILSQQQQHYNYQTILPAPLKPLSDKQSNNGNTPLNTLNNSTPTSVASSPRQNSSTASRKPGPLPSSLDDLKVAELKMELKLRGLPVSGTKTDLIERLKPYQDLNNNGVTTSSSVTVTTSTGATCNTGEVTVAFPVATLNKTVVNTMSSFPPEKTSTGPGSKVINTENISSPLPISPAPSEQSSLSTDDTSMADTFTEMMTMMSPSQFLSTSPLRVNMSDDNQNRSSGSISNMEFDVAEKDRKLQEKEKQIEELKRKLEQEQKLVEVLKMQLEVEKRGQQQQSQTSGNSAALDQKQFSAAIKDEKALTDCSSTSQSVSVANHSLGQSVYTSGQNPVAKKAVIIKQEIPVAKAETQNAISQFYVNPQRQPQTAVVAQPQALLTTQGAAQLLLPLSIQGPNSTTSVQLPVGNIKLQVFPPTTSNTVFSYQTPPVTISSQSFINKTSNSNIHTGSNQAPSVQNGPATPSKPGSPSQAQPYIVPQSLFNNAVSKTKDPPRYEEAIKQTRNIQTPHREISSAHSQQMDDLFDILIKSGEISLPIKEEPSPIAKMRPVTANITTMPVNTVISRPPPQIQMAPPVSLEPTTSLLTSLENQLEALLDGTLPSGNEIPQLTSNNEDRESFSLIEDLQNDLLNHSGILDHSHSPMETSDPQFTTNNSCLSLDLPDTNLDNMEWLDITMPSSSSGLTPLSSTAPSVFSTDFLDPQDLQLHWD, encoded by the exons TACTTCAGCTAAGGCTACAGCAAAGGCGGACACGAGAACAGCTGGTGGACCAGGGCATCATGCCAC CTTTGAAAAGTCCAGCTGCATTCCATGAGCAGATAAAGAGCTTGGAACGAGCCAGG ACTGAAAATTTTTTGAAGCACAAGATTCGTAGCAGACCAGATCGGTCTGAGCTGGTCAGAATGCACATCCTAGAAG AGACATTTGCAGAGCCTTCACTGCAAGCCACTCAGATGAAACTGAAGAGAGCTCGGCTGGCAGATGATCTGAATGAGAAGATTGCTCAGAGGCCTGGCCCTATGGAACTGgttgaaaaaaatattcttcctgtaGACTCCAGTGTTAAAGAAGCAATTATAG CAGTTGGACAAGAGAATTATCCTCAAGCTTTGGATGATTATTCATTTGATGAAGACAGCAGTGATGCTCTATCACCAGATCAGCCAGCGAGCCAAGAATCCCAGGGTTCCACAGCTTCCCCTGGTGAGCCAAAAGCCAGTGACTCACCATCACCAGTAACACCAAATGCTGCTACTTCAGCACAG taTCCACCTTTAACCTCTCCAGTTCCTGAATTCCTCAAAACTCCCCCTACAATCGAGCAGCATGTTACACGTTCTACTGTTGCAACCACCCTGACCACAAATACTGTATCTGCAGCAAAGCCTGGGCCAACATTAGTAAAG CAAAGCCACCCAAAGAACCCAAATGATAAACATCGGAGCAAGAAATGCAAAGAACCTAAGCCAAGAGTGAAAAAACTGAAGTACCATCAATATATTCCACCTGATCAGAAAGGTGAGAAGAATGAACCACAGATGGACTCCAACTATGCTCGTTTGCTACAGCAACAACAACTGTTTTTGCAGCTGCAGATCCTGAGCCAACAGCAACAACACTACAACTACCAGACAATTCTACCTGCACCGCTGAA GCCACTGAGTGACAAACAGAGTAACAATGGGAATACGCCACTGAATACTTTGAACAACAGTACACCAACATCAGTTGCCAGCTCACCAAGACAGAACAGTAGTACTGCTAGCAGGAAACCAGGACCACTACCTTCGAGCTTGGATGACTTGAAG GTAGCAGAGCTTAAAATGGAGTTGAAATTAAGGGGATTACCAGTGTCTGGAACAAAAACGGATCTTATTGAGCGTCTGAAACCCTATCAAGATTTGAATAACAATGGGGTCACTACTAGTAGCTCTGTTACAGTAACCACTTCTACTGGGGCCACATGTAACACTGGGGAAGTGACTGTGGCATTTCCTGTTGCAACACTAAATAAAACAGTGGTTAATACTATGTCTAGCTTTCCTCCAGAAAAAACATCTACTGGACCTGGCAGCAAAGtaataaatactgaaaacattAGCTCCCCTTTGCCTATATCCCCTGCTCCCTCAGAACAATCTAGTCTAAGCACAGATGACACTAGCATGGCAGATACTTTCACAGAAATGATGACTATGATGTCACCATCCCAGTTTTTAAGTACTTCACCGCTAAGAGTGAATATGAGTGATGATAATCAGAATCGTAGCAGTGGAAGTATCTCAAACATGGAGTTTGATGTAGCAGAAAAGGACCGCAagcttcaagaaaaagaaaagcagattgaAGAGCTCAAAAGAAAACTGGAACAAGAGCAAAAACTTGTGGAAGTATTGAAAATGCAACTTGAGGTTGAAAAACGGGGACAACAGCAACAGTCTCAGACTTCTGGTAACTCAGCTGCTTTGGATCAGAAGCAATTCAGTGCTGCTATCAAAGATGAAAAAGCTCTTACCGACTGCTCTAGTACGAGTCAATCTGTGTCTGTGGCTAATCATTCTTTAGGACAGTCAGTATATACTAGTGGCCAGAATCCAGTTGCCAAAAAGGCAGTTATCATCAAGCAGGAGATACCTGTGGCCAAAGCTGAAACTCAGAATGCCATTTCTCAATTTTATGTTAATCCACAGAGGCAGCCACAAACTGCAGTTGTTGCCCAGCCTCAAGCTTTACTAACAACCCAAggagcagcacagctgctccttCCACTATCTATCCAGGGACCGAATTCTACCACTTCAGTGCAGCTACCAGTTGGAAATATAAAGTTGCAG GTTTTTCCACCTACGACATCAAACACAGTATTTTCCTATCAGACTCCACCAGTTACAATATCTTCACaatcttttattaataaaacatcaAACTCTAACATTCACACCGGTAGTAACCAGGCTCCATCTGTGCAGAATGGACCTGCTACTCCTAGTAAG CCTGGCTCTCCATCTCAAGCCCAGCCTTACATTGTTCCACAGTCTCTCTTCAACAACGCAGTTTCCAAGACAAAAGATCCCCCCCGTTACGAAGAGGCCATAAAACAGACCCGCAATATTCAAACACCTCACCGCGAG ATTtccagtgcgcacagtcagcaaaTGGATGATCTTTTTGATATTCTCATCAAGAGTGGAG AGATTTCCCTTCCAATAAAGGAGGAACCATCTCCCATTGCTAAAATGAGACCAGTTACAGCCAACATCACTACAATGCCAGTGAATACAGTGATATCCCGCCCACCACCACAAATCCAAATGGCACCTCCTGTGTCCTTAGAACCAACAACCAGCTTGTTAACAAGTTTGGAAAACCAACTTGAAGCTCTCTTGGATGGAACTTTACCTTCAGGTAATGAAATCCCTCAACTGACAAGCAATAATGAGGACAGAGAGTCATTTTCTTTAATTGAGGACCTTCAGAATGATCTGCTTAATCACTCCGGCATTTTAGATCACTCTCATTCACCCATGGAAACCTCTGACCCACAGTTTACCACTAATAATTCTTGCCTATCTCTTGATCTTCCTGACACAAATTTAGACAATATGGAATGGTTAGACATTACAATGCCCAGCTCCTCATCTGGACTCACTCCTCTCAGTTCTACTGCCCCCAGCGTGTTTTCCACTGACTTTCTAGATCCACAAGACCTGCAGTTGCACTGGGATTAA